In Deltaproteobacteria bacterium, the genomic stretch GACTACGCCGTCGGGGGCGGCGAGAGCGTGGGCGAGGGTGTCGCGACGTTGCTGCTGGCGCTGCTCATCGACCCGGCGTTCCTCTACTTCGTCGAGACGCAAGGGGACGAACTGTCGCCCGGCATCGCTGCGCTCACCGATCACGAGCTCGCCGCGCGTCTGGCCCGTGTGCTGTGGGACGACGTGCCCGACGACGAGTTGCTCGCGGCCGCCGACGCCGGGCTCGACGATGACGCGCTCGCGGTGCAGGTCGATCGCATGCTCGCCGATGGGCGGGCCCGCACTGCGTTCGAGCGCTTCACCGCCGACTGGCTGGCGCTCGACGTGATGCCCGAGCCCTCGCCGGTGTTGTTCCCCGACGCCGCCGCCCGTGCGGCGCTGCGCGACGACATGCGCGCCGAGCTGCTCGCGTTCGCGTCGACGGTCGCGTTCGACCAGCACGGTGGCTACGCCGAGCTCCTGCTCGATCGCACGACCACGATCGGCACGCCCGAGCTCGCGCAGATCTACGGCGTCGAGCCCGGCGCGAACACGCTCCCCGACGACCGTGCGGGCCTGCTCTCGCGCGCGGGCTGGCTGGCGACGCCGCAGGTGATCCGATCGGATGCCGGCCACATCATCAAGCGTGGTCGACGGCTCGGCGAGTTCCTGTGTCGGCCGGTGCCACCGCCCGATCCGGGCAACTTCCCCACCGAGGATCCCGCCGATCCCGCCAACAACCCCGAGCAGGGCATCCGCGAGCGCTTCCAAACCGCTGCCGCCGAGCCGCAGTGCGCCGGCTGCCACAAGCTGCTCGATGCCTACGGCGCGCCGTTCGGGCACTACGGCGCCGCTGGGCAGTGGATCGACGTCGAGACCGTCGACGTCGACGGCACGCCCGTGGGCATCGCGATCGACACCGCCAGCACGATCACGCTCGACGACGACATCGCGGTCGCGGACCCGGTCGCGCTGTCCGAGGCGATCGCCGCCAGCGACGTGGGGCCACAGTGCCTCGCCGATCAGCTGACGCGAAACCTCGTGGCGCACCCGCCCGACGACGGCGACGCCTGCCTGCGGGCCGCGGCGCGCGAGGCCTTGGCACCGGCCGACGGTGCCCCGCAGTCGCTGCGCGACGCGATCGTGCGCTTGGTGAGCTCGGACCACTTTCGTCAGGTGTCGCTGCCATGAACACGCCACGAACCATCGGCCGTCGTCACTTCCTGCTCGGGGCCGGCGGCGCCGCGCTGGTCATCCCCACGCTGTCGTCGTTGTTCGGCCGCGAGGCGGCGGCCGGCGAGCCTGCACGCCCGCGCAACTTCGTCAGCTGGCGCATCGCCAACGGCTTCTACGGTCAGCAGTGGTACCCGAGCGCCGCGAACTCGGCGGCGCTGCAGGTGGTCGAGCCCAACGTGCGCGAGCTGGCACTCACCGACATCCAGGGGCCAGTGTCGGAGATCCTCGACGCGCGCTTCGATCCGTTCCGCGCCAAGTCGAACCTCCTGCGTCACATCGATCGGCTCGACTGGGGCGATCACAACGCGGCCAGCGGGCTGCTCGGGTGGTCCGACAGCGCAGCGTCGCTGGCTGGCATCGACGTCGCCGGGCTGGCGCCATCGATCGACCAGATCATGGCCACGCGCCTGGGGGCCGGCCTGTGGGTGCCGCTCAACCTCACGGTGCACTGGTCCGCCGAGGGGCGCTCACCGTCGTGCTCGACCACGCCCCAGGGCGCGCTGGTGTTCGAGCCGGGCCTGTTCCCCGAGCAGGCCTTCGCCACGCTCTTCACCGGTTTCGACGCCGACGCGACGGTGGTCGCACGCCTGCGTGCGCAGCGACTGACGATGGTCGATCGGGTGCTCGAGCACTACGGCGCGTTGCGCAATCACCCCCGCCTCTCGACGGCCGATCGCGACGCGCTCGATCAACACATCGAGCACATGCATACGCTCGAGCTGCAGCTGGCCAACCCGATCGATTGCGGCCCGCCGACCCAGCCCGGCGTCTACGATTGGACGCCCGAGGCGGTCAACGCAGCCGCGCAGTCGCAGGTCGACATCGCGGTCGCTGCGCTGCGCTGCGGGCTGACCCACGTGGTGAACTTCTACCTCGACCCCGACACGCTGCTGAACGAGGCGTTGCACGGTGTGATCGGCGGTCATCACGGCGCCTCGCACGATAGCAGCGCGGCCGCGGTGCAGAGCATCCTCAACGCGCACCGGTGGTCGACCGGCTATCTCTTCGACTTCCTCGCCAAGCTCGACGAGACGCCCAACCTCGACGGCACCACCTTGCTCGACGATTCGCTGGTGCTCTTCAACAACGAGATCGGCAACCAATCTGGTGCCTCGGGCGGCGACAGCCCCGGTGACTTCGACAACAACCATATCGGCGTCGACTGCCAGGTGCTGCTGGTCGGATCGTGTGGCGGCGCGCTGCGGACCGGCAGCTACCTCGACTACCGCACCGACTTCACGCGCTCGCGGTGGTCGCAGTACATCGGCACCGCCTACAATCGCGTTCTCGTCACGTGCATGCTCGCGATGGGCCTCGAGCCCGACGACTGGGAGGTCGGGGGCACGCCGGGCTACGGCGATCGGCGTGGCGCGCAGTACGACATGACGCCGCTCGATCAGGTCGTGATCGGCGATCTGCGGGCGATGCTGCCGCGGCTAGGAGCCTGACGGCAGCTTCGAGGGCGGTGCCGCCTCGAGCTCGCCGGTGGGCACCTCGTCGGGGACTGCAGGAGGCGCCGCGACGGTGCAGCCGTCCACGCCGGTGCCGGCCTCGCTCGGACATGCGTCGTGCCGATCGACCACGCCGTCCCCGTCGGCATCGGCGGGGGCGCAGCCGTCGACACCGGCGCCCGCGACCGCAGGGCAGCGATCCTGTGCGTCGCGGATACCATCACCATCCCGATCGCCGGAGTCGTCGGCGCGGTGTTCATGCCCGTTGGCGTGCTCGTGCCGGTGGCCGCGGCGGCGCCCGAGCGTCACGCTCACACCGAACAAGACCTCGCCGTGACTCGCGACCACGCGCCGCTGCTGTGCGGCGGGACCTAGCACGTGGCGCCCCTCGAGGCGCAGCGCGACCCAGGGCGAGGCCATGAGCTTGAGACCGACGCCGTAGTGACCGATCGGATCGACGTCATTGCCCAGCGCGTCGCGGGGCGAGCGGATGCCGCCGAGGCCGTAGCCGGCGATCGCGAACGGCACCAGCCGGAACAGCGGCAGCTGCAGGATGCCCGAGACCCGCAGGCCGTAGAGGAACGCCGGCTGCCCGCCGTACTTCGCGGCGGTCCACATGCCCGCGAACTCGCCCTCGATGCCGAGGAACGACAGCGGATAGTAGGCCACGCGCGCGCCCACATCGGGTGCCGCGCGACGCAGGCGGCGGTAGCCGAGCCCGACGTCGTAGAAGTCGTGGGGCTTGGCGATCACCATCACACCACCGAAGACGCCGAGCTCCCACAGGCGGCGGGTCGGTCGATGACGACGGATCCACGGCGCGTCGTCGTCGGCTCCCGCTGCACGCTCGGGCGGCGCAGGCGGGGGCGCCCACGCGAGTGCGGCACCGGCGTGGAGACTCGAGGCGAGCAACCATCCTGCGATCACGGCGACTCCTCCAGGTACGGGCTGCTCAACGGGGCGACGAAGGTGCCGACGCCGTCGGCGTCGCCCACCAGGGGGATCGCGACGACGCCCGCGAAGCCGCCGTGGAAGGCGTCGTCGACGAACGCACCGGTCCAGTCGAACGGCAGCTTGATGAAGCCTGCGATGTCGTACTCGATGGTGCCGTGACCGGCACCGTTCGCGAACGTGCCCTCGATGGTGTACTCGAGGTCGAGCGTGGTGATGATCGCGTTGAGCGTGCAGCTGCCGCCCGAGAACATCACGCCCTCGCCGTCGTAGTCGACCACGAGCGCAATCGGTCCGGTGCAGTGCGGCGTCAGCGGGATGCCCTGGAACATCACAGCGATCGCGAGATCTGCGGTTCCCTCGTAGGTGCCGGTCCAGCGCGATTGCACGTAGATGCCACCGACGCTGGCCACCAGGCGGCTGCCGTCGTCGAAGCGCGCAGTCGCGGAGATCTGGTAGGCGCCGGGCTCGAGCTCGACCTCGCCGTCGTCACCGACGAACAGCGTCTTGCCGCCGGCATCGGTGTTCCACACGATGTCCTCGTGGGCGAGCGGCAGCCCCAGCTCGTCGAGCACCTCGGCCGACAGCGGCATCGGCTCGCCGAGGTAGTGGATCGACGGCGACTGCGGCTCGTACAGCTGCAGTCGCGCGGCGTCGGCCGGTGGGCCGCCGCTGTCGTCGCCGGCCTCGCTGCCGCCGGTGTCGTCGTCGGCCTCGATCGGCCACTCATCGGAGGTGCAGCCGCCGACGCCGACGGCTGCGGTCGCGAGCGCGACCAACCATGAAGGCGCTTGTCCCCATCGCACGACGCGGACGTTACCACGTCACCGCGCACGGCCGCGCGGCCGCAACACCTGCAGCTCCGCTGCGAGGCCGCCGAGATCGACCTTGGCGCGCGACTGTACACGCACGCCCGGATGTTCAGCCGTGACCTGCGGCGCCGGCGACAGCCACACGATGCGGCCGCGCTCGTCGAGCATCGAGCACCAGTGGTCGAGCGCGGCGTGCAACAGCTCGGCCGGCGGTACGTCGCCCACCACCCGGTGGCCCATCGG encodes the following:
- a CDS encoding DUF1592 domain-containing protein, with product MLLALGLPGCYGGLGGSDGAGGDGAGDASGGSDEGGSGGDDGGDDGVEAACDPSVPPRASLLRMSRTNYVHALESIFGAAAVAAIRPTVDTLPVAKAGVFATEVPPVGFTEVSAYFKIADALAQELTKDDVALAALDACLPSVPAGADASSDACLVGFVDALGPKVLRRPLTADDRTRLAADYAVGGGESVGEGVATLLLALLIDPAFLYFVETQGDELSPGIAALTDHELAARLARVLWDDVPDDELLAAADAGLDDDALAVQVDRMLADGRARTAFERFTADWLALDVMPEPSPVLFPDAAARAALRDDMRAELLAFASTVAFDQHGGYAELLLDRTTTIGTPELAQIYGVEPGANTLPDDRAGLLSRAGWLATPQVIRSDAGHIIKRGRRLGEFLCRPVPPPDPGNFPTEDPADPANNPEQGIRERFQTAAAEPQCAGCHKLLDAYGAPFGHYGAAGQWIDVETVDVDGTPVGIAIDTASTITLDDDIAVADPVALSEAIAASDVGPQCLADQLTRNLVAHPPDDGDACLRAAAREALAPADGAPQSLRDAIVRLVSSDHFRQVSLP
- a CDS encoding DUF1552 domain-containing protein, which gives rise to MNTPRTIGRRHFLLGAGGAALVIPTLSSLFGREAAAGEPARPRNFVSWRIANGFYGQQWYPSAANSAALQVVEPNVRELALTDIQGPVSEILDARFDPFRAKSNLLRHIDRLDWGDHNAASGLLGWSDSAASLAGIDVAGLAPSIDQIMATRLGAGLWVPLNLTVHWSAEGRSPSCSTTPQGALVFEPGLFPEQAFATLFTGFDADATVVARLRAQRLTMVDRVLEHYGALRNHPRLSTADRDALDQHIEHMHTLELQLANPIDCGPPTQPGVYDWTPEAVNAAAQSQVDIAVAALRCGLTHVVNFYLDPDTLLNEALHGVIGGHHGASHDSSAAAVQSILNAHRWSTGYLFDFLAKLDETPNLDGTTLLDDSLVLFNNEIGNQSGASGGDSPGDFDNNHIGVDCQVLLVGSCGGALRTGSYLDYRTDFTRSRWSQYIGTAYNRVLVTCMLAMGLEPDDWEVGGTPGYGDRRGAQYDMTPLDQVVIGDLRAMLPRLGA
- a CDS encoding thrombospondin type 3 repeat-containing protein: MVIAKPHDFYDVGLGYRRLRRAAPDVGARVAYYPLSFLGIEGEFAGMWTAAKYGGQPAFLYGLRVSGILQLPLFRLVPFAIAGYGLGGIRSPRDALGNDVDPIGHYGVGLKLMASPWVALRLEGRHVLGPAAQQRRVVASHGEVLFGVSVTLGRRRGHRHEHANGHEHRADDSGDRDGDGIRDAQDRCPAVAGAGVDGCAPADADGDGVVDRHDACPSEAGTGVDGCTVAAPPAVPDEVPTGELEAAPPSKLPSGS